In one window of Coralliovum pocilloporae DNA:
- a CDS encoding DUF1989 domain-containing protein, whose protein sequence is MGQVPQAEARVRHGLEHPFERSGIITPGLPVMPHGVERHPVPGGGTRALRIDRGDEISILDPEGLQPCELVFFTPDGASDAAMLGLRSAGDALGIQQALARGDASGRKVLAALKTSGFDIGRAEAVRLFEDGSRAGDMEIAHAQSDGLLVVCAPGGPMQPDAQNVATDLIVYIRRANPGEGKGGEAPADPLADPLNDLNIQPGEARAYEVKAGQYIQIMDVQGRECSDFQALSARALDKGLERDIDPTTTRSLMGSLYPAPGIFSKYYTMDQEPLVEIVQDTCGRHDTFGLACTARYYEDLGYPGHVNCTDNMNADLGRFGVRPRGGWPAINFFFNTMLDETNAIGMDDPWSRPGDYVLLRALSDLVCVSTACPCDIDPANGWNPTDIQVRVYKDNEDFRPSIGWRKTPEGPLEQTKETGFHTCFARHTRDFAEYNGYWLANQMTNHGAIAEYWACREKAAIMDLSPLRKVEVTGPDAEALMQLCVTRNMKKLAVGQIVYTAMCYEHGGMIDDGTVFRLDENNFRWIGGNDDSGLWLRKQAQRLGLNAWVRNSTDQLSNVAVQGPLSREILSEVFWTPPTQPTIDELPWFRFAVARLGDFHGPACVVSRTGYSGELGYEVFCHPKDAEQVFDAIWAAGAPRGMVPLGLTALNTLRVEAGLIFAGYDFSDQTDPFEAGIGFTVPLKSMEDDFIGREAIERRKAHPQKKLVGLDIESGVVPATGDCIRIGKAQVGEITSAVKSPILGKVIALARLDITHATPGTELEIGQLDGHQKRLKATITPFPHFDPTKERVKGNYG, encoded by the coding sequence ATGGGACAGGTACCGCAGGCAGAAGCCCGTGTGAGGCACGGGCTGGAACATCCGTTCGAACGGTCCGGCATTATCACGCCCGGACTGCCGGTCATGCCGCACGGTGTTGAACGTCACCCGGTGCCGGGTGGTGGCACTCGTGCCCTGAGGATTGACCGGGGTGACGAGATTTCCATTCTGGACCCGGAAGGTCTGCAGCCCTGCGAGCTGGTGTTCTTCACCCCCGACGGAGCCTCGGATGCAGCCATGCTGGGTCTGCGGTCAGCGGGAGATGCGCTGGGCATTCAGCAGGCTCTGGCGCGCGGCGATGCCAGTGGCCGCAAGGTGCTGGCGGCGCTGAAAACGTCTGGCTTTGACATTGGCCGGGCTGAGGCGGTCCGTCTGTTTGAGGATGGCTCCCGGGCGGGCGATATGGAGATTGCCCACGCCCAGAGCGACGGGCTGCTTGTGGTTTGTGCGCCGGGCGGCCCGATGCAGCCAGACGCGCAGAATGTTGCCACTGATCTGATTGTCTATATCCGCCGCGCCAATCCCGGTGAAGGCAAGGGCGGCGAGGCCCCTGCAGACCCGCTGGCTGATCCGCTGAATGATCTCAACATCCAGCCGGGCGAAGCCCGGGCCTATGAGGTGAAGGCCGGACAATATATCCAGATCATGGATGTACAGGGTCGGGAGTGCTCTGATTTTCAGGCCCTTTCGGCCCGGGCACTCGACAAGGGGCTGGAGCGGGATATCGACCCCACCACCACCCGCTCTCTGATGGGCTCGCTTTATCCTGCGCCGGGGATCTTCTCGAAATATTACACCATGGACCAGGAGCCGCTGGTGGAGATCGTGCAGGATACCTGTGGCCGTCATGATACGTTCGGGCTGGCCTGTACGGCACGCTATTACGAGGACCTCGGTTATCCGGGGCATGTGAACTGCACGGATAACATGAATGCGGATCTGGGCCGCTTTGGTGTGCGCCCAAGAGGCGGCTGGCCTGCCATCAACTTCTTTTTCAACACAATGCTGGATGAAACTAACGCCATCGGCATGGATGATCCCTGGTCGCGACCGGGAGATTATGTGCTGCTGCGGGCGCTGTCGGATCTGGTGTGTGTCTCCACCGCCTGCCCGTGCGATATCGATCCGGCCAATGGCTGGAACCCGACGGATATTCAGGTGCGTGTTTACAAGGACAATGAAGATTTCCGGCCTTCCATCGGCTGGAGAAAGACACCGGAGGGGCCTTTGGAACAGACAAAGGAAACGGGTTTTCACACCTGCTTTGCCCGCCACACGCGGGACTTTGCGGAATATAACGGCTATTGGCTGGCCAACCAGATGACCAATCACGGCGCGATTGCCGAATACTGGGCCTGCCGGGAAAAGGCCGCCATTATGGATCTGTCCCCTTTGCGTAAAGTTGAGGTGACGGGCCCTGATGCGGAAGCCCTGATGCAGCTTTGCGTGACCCGCAACATGAAGAAGCTGGCAGTGGGCCAGATCGTCTATACCGCCATGTGCTATGAGCATGGGGGCATGATTGATGACGGTACCGTGTTCCGGCTGGACGAGAACAATTTCCGCTGGATTGGCGGCAATGATGACAGCGGCCTGTGGCTCAGAAAACAGGCCCAGCGCCTGGGGTTGAACGCCTGGGTGCGGAATTCCACCGATCAGCTCTCCAATGTGGCGGTGCAGGGCCCCCTCTCCCGCGAGATTCTGTCAGAGGTGTTCTGGACGCCGCCGACCCAGCCGACAATCGACGAACTGCCCTGGTTCCGCTTCGCGGTGGCCCGGTTGGGCGATTTCCATGGGCCCGCCTGTGTAGTGAGCCGCACCGGCTATTCGGGTGAGCTGGGCTATGAAGTCTTCTGCCACCCGAAAGATGCCGAACAGGTGTTTGACGCGATCTGGGCTGCAGGCGCGCCGCGCGGCATGGTGCCGCTCGGGCTGACCGCACTTAACACGCTGCGGGTCGAGGCCGGGCTGATCTTTGCGGGCTATGACTTCTCGGACCAGACAGACCCGTTTGAAGCTGGCATCGGCTTTACCGTACCGCTCAAGTCCATGGAGGATGACTTCATCGGCCGCGAGGCAATTGAACGCCGCAAGGCGCACCCGCAGAAGAAACTTGTGGGCCTCGATATTGAAAGCGGCGTGGTCCCCGCCACCGGCGACTGCATCCGCATCGGCAAGGCCCAGGTGGGTGAGATCACCTCTGCGGTCAAGTCACCAATCCTCGGCAAGGTCATAGCCCTCGCCAGACTGGACATAACCCACGCAACCCCCGGCACAGAGCTCGAAATCGGCCAACTCGACGGCCACCAAAAACGCCTCAAAGCCACAATCACCCCCTTCCCCCATTTCGACCCGACCAAGGAACGGGTGAAGGGGAATTATGGGTAG